GGTCGAGCGGCTGGAGACGCCGGAGACCGAGTGGTACCGGAGCGTCGCCGACCTCTCGGCGCGGAGTTCGATCGCGGTCCCCGAACCGTCGGTGCCGGCGGACTTCTCGCTCACGTACGCGACGCGCACCACCGGCCGCGTGCGGGGCGTGGGGCTCCGGTACGCCGCGGACGGCCGCCAGCTCACGGTCGCCAAGTACAACTTCACCTACGCGCCCGACGAGGGCGAGACGGACCTCGTCGTCGACGGTCGGCCGGCGACGCTCGACCGCGGCCCGACGACCTCGCTGTCCTGGTCGTGCGAGCAGTACCGGTACACGGTCCGCGGGACGGGCGTCGAGACCGAGCGGCTGATCGCCGTGTCCCGGTCGATCGGGTGTCCGAGCGGGTGAACGCTTTCGGGCCGTCGCCCCCGCGGCGCCCGGCGCGCGACGGCGTTTTCTGACCCGGAAACTGCGGCTGCCGTTATATTATCTCTCGGGCTCTTCCGTCGAACGCGATGGACACGCGCTGCGGGCGCGAGGTGCCGCCCCGCTCACGTCCCCGCCGCCGTCCGTCGTCGCCGCCGCGGTCGCTACCGCGGCCCCGCTGACGTGCTCTCGATCCCTCCGCCGGGCTCCCTCCGTGCCCCGGCACCGACGCTCGACTCCCGGCCCGCCGTCTGCGCGGGCAGCCCTCCCCAAATCGGCCCGCCGCGGGTGGCTCCGACGACTGCGTGGTGGAACTTCAGAGTCGGAAGTCCGGGGCGGTATTTATTCGGGCGGCGGTCCTCCGGTCGACGCGTGAGCGAGGACCCGGACCCCGGCGACATTCTCGACATCCTCAGCGACGACTACGCCCGGGCGATCCTCGCCGCAACGAGTGTCAAACCAATGTCCGCACAGCAGCTCGCCGACGAATGTGAGATGTCCGAACCGACGGTGTACCGGCGGGTCGAGCGGCTCAGAGAGCACGACCTCCTCGAAGAGCGCACGGAGGTCCGAAGCGACGGGAACCACTACGGCGTCTACGCGGCCACGCTCTCGGAGCTCTCGATCGAACTGGAGGAGGGGCGCTTCGAGGCCGACGTGACCCGACGCGAGCCGGCGTCGTTCCCCGGCGAACGGGAGTCAGACACCGCGGACCGATTCAGGAAAATGTGGGAGAACCTCTGATATGCTCGGGCTGTCCGCGCTCGTCGACTGGCTGATCGTCGCGCTCGCGCTCGGGTCCACGCTCGTCGGCGGCTACGTGGGCTATCAGGCCTACCGCGGGTATCGCCGCCACGACAGCCGGACGATGCGAGCGCTCTCGCTGGGGCTGCTCCTGCTCACGACCGTCGCGTTCAGCATCGCCTTCGTCGGCTCCGTGCTCCTCCGGGAGGGCTATCTCGACCTCCGGTACCAGCGTCCACTGACACTCGTGACGCGGACCCTGCAGTTCCTCGGCGTCCTCCTCATCGCCTACTCGCTCCACGCTCGGAAGTGACGCGCCGCGCCCGCGATTCCCGGGCCGGCACCGTCGGCGGCCCGGACCGACGATCACGGTACCTCCGCTAGTCGGGGGTAACTTCAGACTGAGAAACTCCGCGCTGGGTCTCTTTGTGGTCCGATACGCAGTGGGGTGTACGATGGATTCGATTCGAGACCCGAACGACGTGCCGCGCGGCTCTCGGAACCGACAGCTTGCCCCCAGCGTGAGGTCGAGACGCGACCGACGGACCGAGCGCCGCGAGACGCCGGCGTCGGTAGCGTGAGGCGATGTCAAGCCTGTTACCTGCCCACGGCTCGGTCGAGCGCCCCGCGCCGGACCGCACCGAGGTCGTCGTCGACGGGACCGGCTCGGGTGCGGTGCTTTCGGTCCTGGCCTCGGAGACGGCGCAGGCGGTCCTCTGTGCCCTCGACGCGGGGCCGAAGCCGGTCTCCGAGATCGCCGAGGCGGCCGACACGT
This is a stretch of genomic DNA from Halobellus sp. MBLA0158. It encodes these proteins:
- a CDS encoding DUF7521 family protein, which gives rise to MLGLSALVDWLIVALALGSTLVGGYVGYQAYRGYRRHDSRTMRALSLGLLLLTTVAFSIAFVGSVLLREGYLDLRYQRPLTLVTRTLQFLGVLLIAYSLHARK
- a CDS encoding ArsR/SmtB family transcription factor; protein product: MSSLLPAHGSVERPAPDRTEVVVDGTGSGAVLSVLASETAQAVLCALDAGPKPVSEIAEAADTSLQNARYHVGRLREAGFVEPVDTWYSEKGREMTVYGLLVDRLVLRFESR
- a CDS encoding ArsR/SmtB family transcription factor → MSEDPDPGDILDILSDDYARAILAATSVKPMSAQQLADECEMSEPTVYRRVERLREHDLLEERTEVRSDGNHYGVYAATLSELSIELEEGRFEADVTRREPASFPGERESDTADRFRKMWENL